The DNA segment CGACGGTCCAGAGGTGGCCCGATTCGCGGACCAACGTCTCCTCGACGGCGGCGAACAGCGGCGCGTCGGTCACCCGTTCGACGTACGCCATCCGGTCGGTGTAGAACGGCTGCAGGGTCCGGTCGAAGGTGCTGTCTCCGTCCAGGGAGCCGCTCGCCGATCGTGCGGACGCCGACGCCATCGAGAGCGAGGCACCGACGCTGCCATCGTGATGACTCGCCGCGGCGGAGACGGGTCCCGTCGTGGTGGTCGCCGGGGATCGACCCGTCGTGGACGAACCGTCCGACGCGGCGATGTCGAGCAACGTTCCACGGACGCGGTCGTTCGCCGCGCCCGGCTGAATCCGTGATTCGACGCCACCGTCACCGACGACGACGAGTCCGAGCGGGTCGCCGTGGCGCCGCGCACTGGCGGCGATGGCGAGCGCCACGGACGAGAGGTCGGCCAGCGGTGTCTGCGCCGGCGGTCCGATCGACAGAGACGGACGCGTATCGACGACGAGTACAGTGCGGCGGTCGGTCTCGGCCTCGTACTCCCGGACGTACGGGGTTGCCAGCCTCGCGGTTGCCTTCCAGTCGATCCTGGCCGCCGCGTCGCCGGACACGTACTCGCGCAACTCGGCCGCTTCGAGTCCGTCACCCCGTCGTCCCTCCCGTCTCGTCCCGACCGCCGTGGCGAACCGATCACCGCCTTCGCCGACGTGAATCGACCGAGGACGTCGAGCGTCCACGGTGACCGTCGGTCGATCGCCGATCGCGAGGGTTCCCACGAACCAGCCGTCGTCGACGGTGACCGTCGCCGGCTCGAACGTGTGCCGTCCGGGGACCGGCCACTCGACCGTCGTCGACACCGTCCGCTCGGTGACCGACGGATCGAGGTGGGCGGTGAGGGGGTCGGCGGTGACGGCGGCCGTCGGCACGCCGGCCGCGACCGAGATGGTCACCGGGTGAGCCACTGGAGGGCCGACGTCGGTCGCAGTATCGTCGGCGTCGGGTTGCTGAGCGTCGTCTTCACGCATCGTCGCGGTCAGGAACAACCGATCAGTCTCGCCCGCATGGGCGCTCGTCCGGGTCGGAAACTGCGTGACGGTGAGATCCGAGGCCACGGCATCGAGTCCGTCGACGAAGGCGAACTGGCGTCCGACGAGCCAGCTCCCGACCAGACAGGCGCCGAGTATCGGGAGGGTGACGTCGAGGAGGGCCCCGTAGGCCGCCGTACAGACGGCGAGGGCGACGACCGCCACCGATCGACGCGCGAGTTCCATGTCCGTTCGCTACACGACCGATGTGTTGAAGCTGCTGGTTTGTATTTAGTTCGTCACCATACTACAATTCTAGTGTGACTGGTACGTAACCAAATGTATTTATGTGGACGAAACCGTACGGCGTACCGTGATCCGTCGCGTCCCCCTCCGGCGGGTAGCCGTCGCCACACGTCCGGCAGTGTTCGGCGTGACCGTCTCCCTCGTGCTGGCCGTCGCCCTGTTCTCCGGACCGGCAGGAGTCGTCGGTCTCGTGGATGCGTCGAACCCAGGTGAGCCGACCGGTCCGACCGACACGCCGGACCACGGGTCCGAAAACCGGACGGACCGGCACCAGAACCCGGCGTCCTACGGGGAAGCCGGGGACGCCGAAGCGCTGGCCGAGTGGTACGAACTGCGGCTCGTCGATCGACTCAACGAGAGCGCGGCGTTGCTCCGCGAGGGTGCGTACGCCCGCTCGAACCAGACTCTGGGCGAGCGATTCTGGGAGCAACACGCGGCGTACGAAGACGTCGCGGCGACGGCCGGCCGCGAGGAGACGGCGACGCTGTTCGAGGAAATTCGGAACGAACAGGCTGCGATGACGTCACTTCTCGCGTCGTACGAAGAGTCGATGGACGAGTACGACAGCGCCATCGAGGCTGGAGACGACGAACTCGCACGTGAGCGCGCTCGCGAACTCGAATCGCTCTCGACCGAGATCAACGCCTCGAAGGAGACCATCTCGGACCAGTACGACGAACTCGAAGGGAACACGGACGCGAACTTCTCCGACGTGCGCGAGTCCGTCGACGAGGCAACCGAGGAGTTGCGCGGCTCTCAGGCGGATATCCGCCGCGAGGCGTTCGAATTGACCGCGCTCACGGTGCGGGCGCGATCCACCCAGATCTCGTACAGTGATCCCCTCCGGGCGCGGGGGACCCTCGTGAGCGAATCGGGCGAACCCGTCGCCGACGACGAGATCACCCTCGAGGTCGGAAACCAGACACTGACGACGCGAACTGACGCTCGGGGCCGATTCACCGTCACGTACCGGCCGATCTCCGTCTACGCCTCGACAGAGTCGCTGTCGGTCACGTACCGTCCAAACCGGTCGTCTCCGTACCTCGGGAGCCGGACTTCGGTTCCAGTGTCGATCGATCGAGAGACGCCGACGATAGAGGTGCCGACGAGCGACGCCGCGTCGATCGCGTTCGGGGACGAGTTCGCCGTCTCGACCGACGTGACGCTCGGCGGGGAGCCGGTCGATGGACTCCCGCTCAACGTATCACTCGGTGGAACGGTGCTCGGAACCGCTGAGACGACCGATGGATCGGTCGAACTCTCCCAGACGCTTCCCGCAGATATCGCCGACGGCCACCGCACGCTGGCCGCCTCCGTTCCGTTCGAGGGACGGGCCATCGCGCCAGCGTCCGCGTCGACGACGGTTCGCGTCGAACCGACCACGCCATCGCTCTCGATCGACCACTCACAGCGGGGTGACGAGCTCGCCGTCTCCGGCTCGCTCAGTGGCGACGGACACCCGATCGTGGACCGATCGATCACGATCGCGATCGACGACCGGGCGACGACGGTGACGACCGCCGGGGACGGAACGTTCACGACGACGGTCCCGGCACCGACGACGGTCGGCGAGCACACCGTATCCGCCGCACTGGACGGCAGCGGAACGAATCTCGAGTCCGTCGAGACGGCCGAGACGCTCACCGTGACGGCCCCGTCTGCAGCATCGATCACGCCCCGACTCGTCGTCCTGCTTGCCGCTGTCGGCGCGGTACTCGTCCCGCTCACGACGCGCTGGTGGCGGCGTCGACGAGAGACGAGGCGAACGGCGATCGAATCCCGTCCACAGTCGTCAGTCGTCGTCGCGTCGACCCCGGAGCGATCACGGCCCGATCAACTCTTCGATCGGGCCGTCGGGGCGCTGGACGCGATGCGGGTCGACGAGGCGGTGCAGACCGCGTACGCCGCCGTCAGACGGCAGCTCGAATCGGGCGTCGACGACCGTGACGGCCTCACGCACTGGGAGTTCTACCGCGCCTACGAAGCGTCGTCCGACACCCACGCCGATCGATTGGCCACGCTGACCGCGACCTACGAGCGGGCGACGTTCGAACCGGTTTCCGTCGGCCCCGATGCGGCACGTCGGGCGTTATCGTGCGCTGAAGCCCTCTGTGATAGCCACGAGGATCCAGCGGGCCGATACGCGACGACAGAGCCACCCGACGATCGCGTTCGGAGACGCGATCACGGACGAGAACGGTGAGCGGTTCCGACCGGCGCCGATCCGCGCTGCCGGTTCGC comes from the Halovivax cerinus genome and includes:
- a CDS encoding DUF58 domain-containing protein, which gives rise to MELARRSVAVVALAVCTAAYGALLDVTLPILGACLVGSWLVGRQFAFVDGLDAVASDLTVTQFPTRTSAHAGETDRLFLTATMREDDAQQPDADDTATDVGPPVAHPVTISVAAGVPTAAVTADPLTAHLDPSVTERTVSTTVEWPVPGRHTFEPATVTVDDGWFVGTLAIGDRPTVTVDARRPRSIHVGEGGDRFATAVGTRREGRRGDGLEAAELREYVSGDAAARIDWKATARLATPYVREYEAETDRRTVLVVDTRPSLSIGPPAQTPLADLSSVALAIAASARRHGDPLGLVVVGDGGVESRIQPGAANDRVRGTLLDIAASDGSSTTGRSPATTTTGPVSAAASHHDGSVGASLSMASASARSASGSLDGDSTFDRTLQPFYTDRMAYVERVTDAPLFAAVEETLVRESGHLWTVVLTDDTHRAELQETVTNARTRGDGVLVAIAPAVLYDATGFDRLDRAYDRYLDFERFRRALASQPDVTALEVGPADRLDAILAAGGDRA
- a CDS encoding DUF4129 domain-containing protein, whose amino-acid sequence is MIRRVPLRRVAVATRPAVFGVTVSLVLAVALFSGPAGVVGLVDASNPGEPTGPTDTPDHGSENRTDRHQNPASYGEAGDAEALAEWYELRLVDRLNESAALLREGAYARSNQTLGERFWEQHAAYEDVAATAGREETATLFEEIRNEQAAMTSLLASYEESMDEYDSAIEAGDDELARERARELESLSTEINASKETISDQYDELEGNTDANFSDVRESVDEATEELRGSQADIRREAFELTALTVRARSTQISYSDPLRARGTLVSESGEPVADDEITLEVGNQTLTTRTDARGRFTVTYRPISVYASTESLSVTYRPNRSSPYLGSRTSVPVSIDRETPTIEVPTSDAASIAFGDEFAVSTDVTLGGEPVDGLPLNVSLGGTVLGTAETTDGSVELSQTLPADIADGHRTLAASVPFEGRAIAPASASTTVRVEPTTPSLSIDHSQRGDELAVSGSLSGDGHPIVDRSITIAIDDRATTVTTAGDGTFTTTVPAPTTVGEHTVSAALDGSGTNLESVETAETLTVTAPSAASITPRLVVLLAAVGAVLVPLTTRWWRRRRETRRTAIESRPQSSVVVASTPERSRPDQLFDRAVGALDAMRVDEAVQTAYAAVRRQLESGVDDRDGLTHWEFYRAYEASSDTHADRLATLTATYERATFEPVSVGPDAARRALSCAEALCDSHEDPAGRYATTEPPDDRVRRRDHGRER